A window of the Oscillospiraceae bacterium NTUH-002-81 genome harbors these coding sequences:
- a CDS encoding flavodoxin family protein: protein MKVLLLNGSPRKSGNTSIALEEMRKVFEAEGVEVEIVQVGNQAVRGCVACGGCGKLGKCVFDDVVNELAPKFEAADGLVAASPVYYASANATLIAVLDRLFYSTHFDKTMKVGASVVCARRGGCSATFDELNKYFTISNMPIASSQYWNLIHGRTQGEAAMDEEGRQTMRVLARNMTFLMKSIALGKEAFGLPETEERVATNFIR from the coding sequence ATGAAAGTATTATTATTGAACGGAAGTCCGCGAAAAAGCGGCAACACATCCATCGCACTGGAGGAAATGAGAAAAGTATTTGAAGCAGAGGGGGTAGAGGTAGAGATTGTCCAGGTGGGGAATCAGGCTGTCCGGGGCTGCGTCGCCTGTGGCGGCTGCGGAAAACTGGGGAAATGTGTGTTTGATGATGTGGTCAACGAACTGGCGCCCAAATTTGAGGCGGCAGACGGTCTTGTGGCTGCCAGCCCGGTCTATTATGCCTCGGCCAATGCGACGTTGATCGCGGTGCTGGATCGGCTGTTTTACAGCACCCACTTTGACAAAACGATGAAAGTCGGGGCAAGTGTGGTCTGTGCACGGCGCGGTGGATGTTCGGCTACCTTTGATGAGCTGAACAAGTATTTTACCATATCCAATATGCCGATCGCGTCCAGCCAGTACTGGAACTTGATCCATGGCCGAACCCAGGGAGAAGCGGCGATGGATGAAGAAGGCAGGCAGACGATGCGTGTGCTGGCAAGAAACATGACATTTCTGATGAAAAGTATTGCTTTGGGAAAAGAAGCGTTTGGACTGCCGGAAACGGAAGAACGGGTGGCAACAAATTTTATCCGGTAG